Proteins encoded in a region of the Desulfurobacterium atlanticum genome:
- the amrS gene encoding AmmeMemoRadiSam system radical SAM enzyme has translation MARAVAAYWEPMENNQVKCILCPRECVILEGLSGFCLVRKNEGGRLISTVYAEITSGGYDPIEKKPLYHFYPGSVIFSIGTNGCNLDCRSCQNWQISRRETEREFFPPRMAVEYAGKYNSIGIAYTYNDPIVWFEYVKDTAYLIKETGLINVMVTNGNINLQPLKELLPLIDAFNVDLKGMTKKYYAEFSLLSNPNVWQVCEEIKKAGKHLELTKLVVPKFDEFTPEYFEKFAKWIAENLGKDTPLHLSRFFPAYKLINFMPTPVEVLNMAYDVCREYLDYVYVGNVPDRTRESTYCPECGALLVERVGYDVVVHFKNKKCPKCGRDVDFVV, from the coding sequence ATGGCAAGAGCTGTTGCTGCATATTGGGAACCGATGGAAAATAATCAGGTTAAATGTATTCTATGTCCCAGAGAATGTGTTATTCTTGAAGGTTTAAGTGGGTTCTGTCTTGTAAGAAAGAATGAAGGGGGACGCTTGATTTCCACCGTTTATGCTGAAATTACATCCGGTGGTTATGACCCGATAGAGAAAAAGCCTCTCTACCATTTCTATCCAGGTTCAGTTATTTTTTCTATCGGTACAAACGGTTGCAACCTTGATTGCCGTTCCTGTCAAAACTGGCAGATTTCAAGAAGAGAAACGGAGAGAGAATTTTTCCCTCCAAGAATGGCTGTAGAGTATGCAGGTAAGTATAATTCTATAGGTATAGCTTACACTTACAACGATCCAATAGTCTGGTTTGAGTATGTTAAAGACACTGCATATCTTATAAAAGAGACGGGACTTATAAATGTGATGGTTACAAACGGAAATATAAATCTTCAACCTTTGAAAGAGTTACTTCCACTTATAGATGCTTTTAATGTTGACCTTAAAGGGATGACAAAGAAGTATTATGCTGAGTTTTCGCTTTTAAGCAATCCAAATGTATGGCAGGTGTGTGAAGAGATAAAGAAAGCAGGTAAACATCTTGAACTTACGAAGCTTGTTGTTCCAAAGTTTGATGAGTTTACCCCTGAATATTTTGAGAAATTTGCAAAATGGATAGCAGAGAATTTAGGCAAAGATACTCCTTTACATCTTTCACGATTTTTCCCTGCTTATAAACTTATAAACTTTATGCCGACGCCTGTTGAAGTTCTTAATATGGCTTATGATGTGTGCAGGGAATACCTTGACTATGTTTATGTAGGAAATGTTCCTGATAGAACAAGGGAATCAACTTACTGTCCTGAATGTGGAGCTCTTCTTGTTGAAAGGGTTGGGTATGATGTTGTTGTTCATTTTAAAAACAAAAAGTGTCCTAAATGCGGAAGAGATGTTGATTTTGTAGTTTAA
- a CDS encoding YbhB/YbcL family Raf kinase inhibitor-like protein, translating into MEIVSPAFGNGEFIPVKYTCDGDDISPCLFFLNPPEETKSFVLIMEDPDAPGGVFCHWLIYDIPADFEGLPEDVPPAGYLEYDIKQGLNDFGNIGYSGPCPPPGEVHRYFFILMALDVETLGLEPGATRKELLEAVDGHVITTAEIVGLYKR; encoded by the coding sequence ATGGAAATTGTAAGCCCGGCTTTTGGGAATGGAGAGTTTATTCCTGTGAAGTACACCTGTGATGGTGATGATATATCTCCGTGTCTTTTCTTTCTTAATCCGCCAGAGGAAACGAAAAGTTTCGTGCTCATAATGGAAGATCCGGATGCTCCCGGTGGTGTTTTTTGCCACTGGTTAATATACGATATACCTGCTGATTTTGAAGGCCTTCCTGAAGATGTTCCGCCTGCGGGATATCTTGAGTATGACATAAAGCAGGGATTAAATGACTTTGGAAATATAGGTTATAGCGGACCCTGCCCGCCGCCTGGTGAAGTTCACAGATACTTCTTTATCCTTATGGCTCTTGATGTTGAAACCTTGGGTCTTGAACCTGGTGCTACACGGAAGGAGCTTCTTGAAGCTGTTGATGGTCATGTTATTACAACAGCTGAAATAGTCGGCCTTTATAAAAGATAA